In Leisingera sp. NJS204, the following are encoded in one genomic region:
- a CDS encoding TRAP transporter substrate-binding protein, translating to MTTRRKLLGAAGAAALAMFGAMPAFAQEVTLKLHQFLPAQANVPKLILDVWADNVEESSGGRIKVDRFPSMQLGGKPPELMDQAIDGVADIVWTVVGYTPGRYPSTEVFELPFMMTNARAVSHAYWEMFDKHMKDTEFKDVHILGTWVHGPGLIHTADPVETPEDLEGMKIRGGGRSVNALLTELGATPVGMPVPAIPEGLSKGVIDGTTIPWEVTAALKVPELVENHTEFTGKALYTLTFVLAMNKEKYESLPDDLKKAIDENSGLEFSVFAGGTQADSDGPSREMALDLGNTVITLDEEQTAVWRERSQPIYDKWIADMAEKGIDGNALIEEASGLIEKYTPQYQ from the coding sequence ATGACTACTCGGAGAAAGCTATTGGGGGCAGCGGGGGCAGCGGCCTTGGCAATGTTCGGCGCAATGCCGGCATTTGCTCAGGAGGTGACCCTGAAACTGCACCAGTTCCTGCCGGCACAGGCAAACGTGCCGAAACTGATCCTGGATGTTTGGGCGGACAACGTCGAGGAATCCTCGGGCGGGCGCATCAAGGTTGATCGCTTCCCGTCGATGCAACTGGGGGGCAAGCCGCCTGAGCTGATGGATCAGGCCATTGATGGCGTGGCGGATATCGTCTGGACCGTAGTAGGCTATACCCCGGGCCGCTACCCTTCAACCGAAGTGTTCGAGCTGCCATTCATGATGACCAATGCGCGCGCCGTGTCGCACGCCTATTGGGAAATGTTCGACAAGCACATGAAGGACACCGAGTTCAAGGATGTCCACATTCTGGGCACCTGGGTGCATGGACCCGGCTTAATCCACACCGCCGACCCGGTGGAAACGCCTGAAGATCTGGAAGGCATGAAGATCCGCGGCGGTGGCCGGTCGGTCAACGCATTGCTGACTGAGCTGGGTGCAACCCCGGTGGGGATGCCGGTTCCGGCTATTCCGGAAGGCCTGTCCAAGGGCGTGATCGACGGCACCACCATTCCGTGGGAAGTGACGGCGGCGCTGAAGGTCCCGGAGCTGGTGGAGAACCACACTGAGTTCACTGGCAAGGCGCTGTATACGCTGACCTTTGTTCTGGCGATGAACAAAGAGAAGTATGAGAGCCTGCCGGATGACCTGAAGAAGGCGATCGACGAAAACTCCGGCTTGGAATTCTCGGTCTTTGCCGGCGGCACCCAGGCGGATTCGGATGGTCCCTCACGCGAGATGGCGCTGGATCTGGGCAACACTGTGATCACCCTGGACGAAGAACAGACTGCCGTCTGGCGTGAACGCTCGCAGCCGATCTACGACAAGTGGATCGCCGACATGGCCGAAAAGGGTATCGACGGCAATGCGCTGATCGAAGAAGCCAGCGGGCTGATCGAGAAATACACGCCGCAGTATCAGTAA